Genomic segment of Notolabrus celidotus isolate fNotCel1 chromosome 1, fNotCel1.pri, whole genome shotgun sequence:
cagccatcatgcttcgaccgagttgggtctggaaagacagatagaggggagtaagagagagaggtgatagtgatgagacgagtagtagaagctgttgccgctggagtccagaacgtccgcagcaggaggacgtctacggcagctcagaggaatctacgaaacaagggagctcagggactccagaaaggtctatggttagtaactttaatgggacaggaagagttaaagtaagtgatgaaggggttgggggggaagggggtgagctaggatcccagtgtgtcagtgtgccagttcccccggcagtctaagcctatagcagcataacaaaagctggtccaagcctgatccagctctaactataaactatatcaaaaaggaaagtttgaagcctactcttaaaagtggagaggatgtctgcctcccggaccctgactggtagagggacctacgagacaagggagctcagggactccagaaaggtttatggttagtaactttaatgggacaggaagagttaaagtaagtgatgaagggggtgagctgggatcccagtgtgtcagtgcaccagttcccccagcagtctaggcctatagcagcataacaaaagctggtccaagcctgatccagctctaactataagctttatagTTATATAAAACATGAATCGCTACAATGAATTAATTGAGCTCAATGACAATTTCAGTTGCAGTGTTGGATGACGTGTAGGCACTGAGAACTGTTGATAAATCTTGTATGAATGGATGTAGTTTTGTGTTAAAGGCtgaattgtttattttgtttcattactAAAGGTGAACACTTGAGGAGTTAgtaaagagatgaaaacagtcGAGCAGTGCTGGAAACAGTAAAAGCAGTGAGGTACATATAAtgatttaaagttttatttttgaacattcAAACCTTCTGCTTAAGTCATGCCCAAATGTGGATATTTGTGTCTGTAGACGTGTGTAGCTTGACTCAACTAAATGGCATAAAGAATTATAACTTCAGGGTTGAAGTTTTAGAATTGAGGTAGATTAATTTATCTGGCATTTCATACCACACATGAATAATCTTAAAGGGTTTACATCCAACGCAGCCCAAGAACAGATCTCCTTCAGAGAGTAGTAAAATGGACAAACATGGCCAATAACACCCTAAATTCAACTTTATACTGCATGCAACACCATCTCAAAACCCAATGGTTATTCTCTCACTTTTCAATATTTATGATGTTAAGAAATGAACactcttttcctttttgaagTCCAGTAATCAACATGAGATGCAAACATGTAAAGATCATAAGTAAAGCAAAATTTGCCTCTCCAGTTATGACTGTGATATAAACCGTCATTTCCTGGTTCTGTCCTAGAAATATTTGTTTCAGGTGAATCTGAGTTTAGCTGTAAATGTTAACTTATACGGAGGCTTCACCCTGGCCTCTTCAGCAGTATGAACTCAAAAAGGAAACCGATTATCTATTTGCAATCATGTAGGGAAAAAGGAGTAATCTGAAAGTATCACAATCTGTTAAAACGTGCAACAACCCCTCTGTGGAGAACCACATAGTGTGTATATCAGCAGTGTGACACCAGTCTAAACCAGACTTGGTAGatagtagtagaagaagaagttatCCAGCTTCTTCTTCATGATGTCAATGACGCTCTTGTCTCTATAGATGCGTTGAACCAGTAAGTCTTCGTTGGAGAACACCAGCAGATCACACCAGGACATGCCAGCTACCATCATCTCTCCTTGCATGTGCCAATACAGAGGATGGGTCTTCTTCAGCTGCAAGACTCCGTACTTGCAGACCAGGAAACTGCAGTCCATGAAGCTCCTGAACTGAACACATTTGACATGCACAAGCCCGTAACTGGGCTTCTCCTTGGGGTCATACACCAACCCGTGAGGCAGCGCCCCGAGCCACGGTGCATTAGGGTGGACGACCAGCCCACAGGGGGACCAGTTGACACACACAAGGCGACAGTATTCCCTCAGTGCTTCAGACTTTATCTCTTCGTCTACCTGTGAGTTCTTGTACTTGCGACCTCCCTTCTGAATCTTGAATATCAGGTGGTCAGCATTACTTTTTCCTGGTCTGAGTATGCAGATTTCCCGAAAACGGCTGGTCAGGCGCAGCTTCAGCAGCTCTTCAGCTAGCTCCTTGTGTCCATGTGGAGGACGTGTGGAACTCTCCAGACATTGTGCATTCTCCCAGGTAATCTGCATGATGTCCACGTGTTCCTGCTCTCTAGTACTAAGGGATGAAGGAAAATCAAGCACTGGCTCCAGCGTATGATATGACAAGGGAAGCTGTGGGCGAGGGGAAGCGTGATCATGAGTCTGATAATCCTTACTTGATGGCACAGGGCACTGGTAGGACAAGGGGGAACCTTTAGGGACTTTACCGAAAGCACAGTCCACAAAGTCTACACCCTCTGAGAGGCCCACTTTTGTTATCAGAGGCTTTTTGTCCTCCGGAAAATCCTTGAAGGCCTCAGTGAGCCTCGACAGAAAGGACTGGCAATCAGATGGGGTTGGAATAACACATTTGGAAGGCATCATCCTGCATACAAAAAGGTTTGATTATTACTTATACAGTGCAAGCAAATACAGTCCCCCccaaaagtattggaacagtgaggccaattcccttatttatgctgtaataataataataatacattttatttagaagcgcctttcaaagcactcaaggtcgctttacagacagataaaaaacacaataaataaaagaacacgataagataaataaaaacaacaagcaaagtaacaccaagttaaaaatgaagcagtgcaAATGAAGcggggaatgcagtttgaaacagatgggttttgagttttgatttgaagaggggtagtgagtcagagtttcggatgtccggtgggagtgagttccagagttggggagcagagcgactgaaagctctgctccccatg
This window contains:
- the LOC117815809 gene encoding uncharacterized protein LOC117815809, whose protein sequence is MKLERPKKMSDVRHQRFRSFLTERFTAMAVDVFGEVEAIVEAYCEENKRLRNVLHMVLNPEIKLLRIDDVHHTGATRGSICHPTEQTEDVSMDISEPLHIIPKEEQLEYDISCESAEQHALEGSSDVTDWVKHDPDADDSSMPPISDSYDFKVVEVNQDSSVTASAEDDDSSSLDSDALEDCPRLSWNGVSTGERLETRNPKRKSKKKKKRRSLQKTVLELPRMMPSKCVIPTPSDCQSFLSRLTEAFKDFPEDKKPLITKVGLSEGVDFVDCAFGKVPKGSPLSYQCPVPSSKDYQTHDHASPRPQLPLSYHTLEPVLDFPSSLSTREQEHVDIMQITWENAQCLESSTRPPHGHKELAEELLKLRLTSRFREICILRPGKSNADHLIFKIQKGGRKYKNSQVDEEIKSEALREYCRLVCVNWSPCGLVVHPNAPWLGALPHGLVYDPKEKPSYGLVHVKCVQFRSFMDCSFLVCKYGVLQLKKTHPLYWHMQGEMMVAGMSWCDLLVFSNEDLLVQRIYRDKSVIDIMKKKLDNFFFYYYLPSLV